From a single Planctellipticum variicoloris genomic region:
- a CDS encoding aldo/keto reductase, which produces MDRELVLNTGDRLPLVGLGLWKMPEEKVPDLVCEAIRAGYRHLDSACDYGNEAAVGRGIRQALEAGLCRREDLWVTSKLWNTYHRREHVRPALERTLSDLGLDSLDLYLIHFPIALEFVPFEHRYPPGWLFDPEAAEPKMQPVRVPFRETWAAMEDLVDAGLVRNIGVCNCTLLRELLAECRIPPSVLQIELHPFLTQEKLLRFCREAGIAVTGFSPLGALSYLALGMAEPSESLLNQPVVTAAAIRHGRTPAQIVLRWGIERGTAIVPMTSRAERLAENLNLFDFALTPEEHRDISALDRHRRFNDPGVFCEQAFNTFFPIYE; this is translated from the coding sequence ATGGATCGCGAGCTCGTTCTCAACACCGGCGACCGGCTGCCTCTCGTCGGGCTTGGCCTCTGGAAAATGCCCGAGGAAAAAGTCCCGGACCTCGTCTGCGAGGCCATCCGGGCCGGCTATCGCCATCTCGATTCGGCTTGCGACTACGGCAACGAAGCCGCCGTCGGTCGCGGCATTCGCCAGGCGCTGGAGGCCGGCCTCTGCCGCCGCGAAGACCTCTGGGTCACGTCCAAGCTCTGGAACACCTACCACCGCCGCGAGCACGTCCGCCCCGCGCTGGAGCGGACGTTGAGTGATCTGGGGCTCGATTCGCTGGATCTCTACCTGATTCACTTCCCGATCGCGCTGGAGTTCGTCCCGTTCGAACACCGCTACCCGCCGGGCTGGCTCTTCGATCCCGAGGCGGCCGAGCCGAAAATGCAGCCCGTCCGGGTTCCCTTCCGCGAAACCTGGGCCGCGATGGAAGACCTCGTCGACGCCGGCCTGGTCCGCAACATCGGCGTCTGCAACTGCACCCTGCTTCGCGAGCTCCTTGCCGAGTGTCGCATCCCGCCGTCGGTCCTGCAGATCGAGCTTCACCCGTTCCTGACGCAGGAGAAGCTCCTCCGCTTCTGCCGCGAAGCAGGAATCGCCGTCACCGGTTTTTCGCCCCTGGGGGCGCTCTCCTATCTCGCGCTGGGCATGGCGGAGCCGAGCGAGTCTCTGCTCAATCAGCCGGTCGTCACCGCTGCCGCGATTCGGCACGGCAGAACCCCCGCGCAGATCGTGCTCCGCTGGGGAATCGAACGGGGGACCGCCATCGTCCCGATGACCTCCCGCGCCGAACGTCTCGCCGAGAACCTGAATCTGTTTGACTTCGCGCTGACCCCGGAAGAACATCGGGACATCAGCGCCCTCGACCGCCATCGGCGTTTCAACGACCCCGGCGTCTTCTGCGAGCAGGCCTTCAATACGTTCTTCCCGATCTACGAATAA
- a CDS encoding TauD/TfdA family dioxygenase has product MTDAPQVSLISVPGQQPADGHVFPLVLACEPGSATLDATCTWLASRAADLCQQASAHGAILFRGFPVAIPEDLDRFIAAFGLKNFPYEQSLSNAVRVVKTPRVFTANEAPPNVTIFLHHEMAQTPIYPSRLFFFCEQPAETGGATPICRSDILYAKLKAECPQFAADCESRGLRYTNVMPAANDAASGMGRSWQSTFQAETREAAEARLKSLGYSWEWLPDGCLRATTPVLPAVRQLLDGRQVFFNQLIAAFQGWKDDRNDPSKSITFGDGTTLDRDAVNVASRLGEELSFNIPWQKGDVALVDNYVAMHGRRTFTGTRKVLASLIAVDE; this is encoded by the coding sequence ATGACGGACGCCCCCCAGGTCTCGCTGATTTCCGTCCCCGGGCAGCAACCTGCCGACGGCCACGTCTTTCCCCTCGTTCTCGCCTGCGAACCCGGTTCCGCCACGCTCGACGCCACCTGCACCTGGCTCGCCTCCCGCGCAGCCGATCTCTGCCAGCAGGCCTCGGCTCACGGGGCGATCCTGTTTCGCGGCTTCCCGGTCGCCATCCCCGAAGACCTGGACCGCTTCATCGCCGCGTTCGGGCTCAAGAACTTTCCGTACGAGCAGTCCCTGTCGAACGCCGTCCGCGTCGTCAAAACTCCGCGCGTCTTCACCGCTAACGAAGCGCCGCCGAACGTCACGATCTTTCTGCATCACGAAATGGCCCAGACGCCGATCTATCCCAGTCGCCTGTTCTTCTTCTGCGAGCAGCCCGCCGAGACTGGCGGCGCCACGCCGATCTGCCGCTCCGACATCCTCTACGCCAAGCTGAAAGCCGAATGCCCGCAATTCGCCGCCGACTGCGAATCCCGTGGACTCCGCTACACCAACGTCATGCCCGCCGCAAACGACGCCGCCTCGGGCATGGGACGGAGCTGGCAAAGCACGTTCCAGGCCGAAACCCGCGAAGCCGCCGAAGCCCGGCTGAAATCTCTTGGCTACTCGTGGGAATGGCTCCCGGACGGCTGCCTGCGCGCTACAACCCCCGTCCTTCCCGCCGTCCGTCAGCTCCTCGACGGTCGGCAAGTCTTCTTCAACCAGCTCATCGCCGCCTTCCAGGGCTGGAAGGACGACCGCAACGATCCGTCGAAGTCCATCACCTTCGGCGACGGCACGACCCTCGATCGCGACGCCGTCAACGTTGCCTCAAGGCTGGGGGAAGAACTGAGCTTCAACATCCCCTGGCAGAAAGGGGACGTCGCCCTGGTCGACAATTACGTCGCCATGCACGGCCGGCGGACATTTACCGGCACGCGCAAGGTCCTGGCGTCGCTGATCGCCGTCGATGAGTAG
- a CDS encoding SGNH/GDSL hydrolase family protein gives MAIFSVSFRLTAVLAVLTTAVAAPAAEPGPRELVTGSRRILFLGDSITAAGQYVAFFDAWLATQGLPAPPVVINCGLPSETVSGLSEEGHAGGKFPRPDLAERLTRVLEIAKPDLVFACYGINCGIYEPFDESRFARYQQGYRDLKGAIEQRGAKFVVITPPFYDDQRAPKGFPYNAVLDRYSDWLLGQRKSGWTVIDLHGPMTAEVGRRRADQADFTFQPDGVHPNEAGHWFVASRLIEWCGDESSAGVGSPEEMLKVRGAPESLLPLVRQRMSVLRDAYVGAAGHKRPGVAKGLPIPEAEAQAAELSAKIGAEAAKSR, from the coding sequence ATGGCGATTTTCAGCGTTTCCTTCCGCCTGACGGCGGTGCTGGCCGTGCTGACGACCGCCGTCGCGGCGCCAGCGGCGGAACCGGGTCCGCGGGAACTGGTGACCGGTTCGCGACGAATTCTGTTCCTCGGGGACAGTATTACGGCCGCCGGGCAGTACGTGGCGTTTTTCGATGCGTGGCTGGCGACGCAGGGGCTGCCGGCGCCGCCGGTTGTGATCAATTGCGGTCTGCCGAGCGAGACGGTTTCCGGACTCAGCGAGGAGGGGCATGCCGGGGGGAAGTTTCCGCGGCCGGATCTGGCGGAGCGGCTGACGCGGGTGCTGGAGATTGCGAAGCCGGATCTGGTTTTCGCGTGCTACGGGATCAACTGCGGCATTTATGAGCCGTTCGATGAGAGCCGGTTTGCGCGTTATCAGCAGGGGTATCGCGACCTCAAGGGGGCTATCGAGCAGCGTGGGGCGAAGTTCGTGGTGATTACGCCGCCGTTTTATGACGACCAGCGTGCTCCCAAGGGTTTTCCGTACAACGCCGTGCTGGACCGGTATTCGGACTGGCTGCTGGGTCAGCGGAAGTCTGGCTGGACGGTGATTGATCTGCACGGACCGATGACTGCAGAAGTCGGCCGTCGACGGGCGGATCAGGCAGACTTCACGTTTCAGCCGGACGGCGTGCATCCCAACGAGGCGGGGCACTGGTTTGTCGCCAGTCGGCTGATTGAGTGGTGCGGCGACGAATCGTCCGCTGGGGTCGGCTCGCCGGAAGAGATGCTCAAGGTGCGCGGGGCGCCCGAGTCGCTGCTGCCGCTGGTGCGGCAACGAATGAGCGTGTTGCGGGATGCGTACGTGGGGGCCGCCGGGCACAAGCGGCCGGGGGTGGCCAAGGGGCTGCCGATTCCGGAGGCGGAAGCGCAGGCGGCGGAGCTGTCGGCGAAGATCGGGGCGGAGGCTGCGAAGTCTCGGTGA
- a CDS encoding ferrochelatase, translating to MPLPYDAILVVSFGGPESREEVIPFLENVLRGKPVPRERMLEVAEHYYHFDGVSPINAQVREFIGALRGELDRAGINLPIYWGNRNWRPMLTDTIRDMTTAGVKRALAFMTSAYSSYSGCRQYRENVLAACAEVGPEAPQVDKLRMFYNHPEFIAANVERIQAAGDQIPADRRGQARLIFTAHSIPLSMSDNCQYVRQLEETCRLVAEELGWPAELTQLVYQSRSGRPQDPWLEPDILEVVRQLKSEGIRDLVLSPIGFLSDHMEVLFDLDYEALHLAQDLGMNLVRAGTVGTHPRVVAMVRELIEERLGLRTEKRAIGQYGPNHDVCPVDCCLYPITRPAGAGGAARPA from the coding sequence GTGCCCCTGCCGTATGACGCAATCCTGGTGGTCTCGTTCGGCGGTCCGGAAAGTCGTGAAGAGGTTATCCCGTTTCTGGAAAACGTCCTCCGCGGGAAACCGGTCCCTCGCGAGCGGATGCTCGAAGTCGCCGAGCACTATTATCATTTCGACGGCGTCAGCCCGATCAACGCCCAGGTCCGGGAATTCATCGGCGCCCTGCGGGGCGAGCTCGACCGTGCCGGGATCAACCTCCCGATCTACTGGGGCAACCGCAACTGGCGGCCCATGCTGACCGACACCATCCGCGACATGACCACTGCTGGCGTGAAGCGGGCGCTGGCTTTCATGACGTCGGCCTACAGCTCCTATTCCGGCTGCCGCCAGTATCGAGAAAACGTCCTCGCCGCCTGTGCGGAAGTCGGCCCCGAGGCGCCGCAGGTCGATAAGCTGCGGATGTTCTACAACCATCCCGAGTTCATCGCCGCCAACGTCGAGCGAATCCAGGCCGCGGGCGATCAGATTCCGGCAGACCGGCGCGGGCAGGCCAGACTGATCTTCACCGCCCATAGCATTCCGCTGTCGATGTCCGACAATTGCCAGTACGTCCGGCAACTGGAAGAGACCTGCCGGCTCGTGGCGGAAGAGCTCGGCTGGCCCGCCGAGCTGACGCAGCTCGTTTACCAGAGCCGGAGCGGCCGCCCGCAGGATCCCTGGCTGGAGCCGGACATTCTCGAAGTCGTCCGGCAGCTCAAATCCGAAGGGATCCGGGATCTGGTGTTGTCGCCGATCGGTTTCCTCTCCGATCACATGGAAGTGCTGTTCGATCTCGATTACGAGGCTCTTCATCTGGCGCAGGACCTGGGCATGAACCTTGTCCGGGCCGGGACCGTCGGCACCCATCCGCGGGTCGTCGCGATGGTCCGCGAGCTGATCGAAGAGCGCCTCGGCCTGCGGACGGAGAAACGAGCGATCGGGCAATATGGCCCCAATCACGACGTCTGCCCCGTCGACTGCTGCCTGTATCCGATAACGCGACCGGCTGGCGCCGGTGGAGCCGCTCGTCCGGCCTAA
- a CDS encoding DUF1186 domain-containing protein: MQAAAGSAEIDLDRIMQELDQRTKKLPVQALRTVQAHRDLFIPRLIQSLEDAATKIAAGQEVAADSSFFALFLLTEFQAKEAWPAIRKAISVPGDGAFDLFGDAVTESLSRVLAVFLAESPDELDELIADRNLNEYVRWQATHTYLKFVRDGRITRDAAVDRLRGHLRNALATQDTTLTTGMVCDLIDYAPREAREEIQTAFQQGLVDQGMVDLKTVERYIAEGDAHFQRSLERCDPTGIEDTVNELGHWAGFQEPPPRRNVPAPHVRDDVDDRDRAFSPTTIVNDEPRVGRNDPCPCGSGKKYKKCCGAA; encoded by the coding sequence ATGCAAGCGGCTGCTGGGAGTGCGGAGATCGATCTCGACCGGATCATGCAGGAGTTGGACCAGCGCACAAAAAAACTGCCCGTGCAGGCCCTCCGCACAGTTCAGGCTCATCGCGACCTGTTCATTCCGCGCCTGATTCAAAGCCTTGAAGACGCCGCGACGAAGATCGCCGCAGGGCAAGAAGTCGCCGCCGATTCCTCCTTCTTCGCCCTGTTCCTGCTGACTGAGTTTCAGGCCAAAGAAGCCTGGCCAGCCATTCGGAAGGCGATCTCGGTGCCCGGCGATGGCGCGTTCGACCTGTTCGGCGACGCCGTCACGGAGTCCTTGAGTCGAGTCCTGGCCGTCTTCCTGGCGGAGTCCCCCGATGAGCTCGACGAGCTGATTGCCGATCGGAATCTCAACGAATATGTGCGGTGGCAGGCCACCCATACCTATCTGAAGTTTGTCCGCGACGGGCGGATAACGCGCGACGCAGCCGTCGACCGCCTGCGGGGACATCTTCGCAACGCATTAGCAACTCAAGACACGACTCTGACGACCGGAATGGTTTGCGATCTCATCGATTATGCACCCCGTGAAGCGCGGGAGGAAATCCAGACCGCCTTTCAGCAAGGGCTCGTCGACCAGGGGATGGTCGACTTAAAGACTGTCGAGCGGTACATCGCAGAGGGGGATGCGCACTTTCAGCGTTCGCTGGAGCGCTGCGATCCGACGGGCATCGAAGACACCGTCAACGAGCTGGGCCACTGGGCCGGGTTTCAGGAACCTCCTCCCCGAAGAAATGTCCCAGCCCCCCACGTCCGGGACGATGTCGACGACCGGGATCGCGCGTTTTCACCGACAACGATTGTCAACGACGAACCCCGCGTCGGCCGCAACGATCCCTGCCCCTGCGGCAGCGGCAAGAAGTACAAAAAGTGCTGCGGAGCCGCATGA
- a CDS encoding PSD1 and planctomycete cytochrome C domain-containing protein has protein sequence MSPLFRRLVLAACLGGCGVVLAEDARPGKVTLDPEHAAKMEAGLKVFEGSVRQLLVTRCLDCHGGKQEESAFNLATREGLLKGGERGPAVVPGRGDGSLLYKLAAKLQEPHMPEDGEAFSKQELAALQKWIDLGAPYDKPLVEGKLATDDWRTRTVAPELRNFWSFRPLRPVAPPDLRNGIWGDSAVDRFILAAQEQAGLTPNPEASRAELVRRLYFDLLGLPPTPEQVASFVNDPAPDAYEQLVDRLLADPHYGERWGRRWLDLARFGESHGFEHDYDRPTAFHYRDFVIDAFNSGMPFDQFVRWQIAGDEFAPQDRLAQMATGFLAAGVHSTQITKNEVEKHRYDEMDDMLSTIGTSLLGLTVGCARCHDHKFDPIPQADYYRLLSAFTTTIRSEVDLDFDPEWYGKAKTEYDREHAPLTVAVEAYERDVLPGKYLEWKAAGSNLSQLAAGWWAPKIETLESAGKANFEPQPDGSYLLAGANPDHDTWTVRFTTHRPQLQAIRIEALAHSSLKRGGPGRADNGNFALTNLQVAIRPVGKANAPTQPVKLTVARATFEQNGLPVAAAIDDNTGSAWAVDPEFGKDHAGVFVAAEPFGFEGGTEVTLTLTFQNNVHHAIGHPRFSFSEQPDLPATTGPAFGDRLYDLLTKPMDSLTDAERIEVLAWFRTLDSGWKQLDDARAAHAATEPKPRLQKVLIATEGLPAVKLHTQAEQEFLPTTHFLKRGDPNNKDGEAHLGFLQVLMPGPAAAERWREAPPEGWRTSYQRRALANWLLDPQDGAGNLLARVIVNRLWQHHLGRGIVATPSDFGTRGEPPTHPELLDWLAGELLRHNWDLRPIHREILNSAVYRQTGVTDDARLAKDRENRWLWHRPRHRLEAEVIRDATLAISGQLDDRLYGPGTLDEGHRRRSIYFMIKRSHLIPMMTVFDAPDGTSSIADRPQTTIAPQALLLMNNAQVRQAARALANRVASESDTDSASLVRQAFRVAVQREPSAGESADLSAFLDQQSVSHGNGNRAAGLDAALADLCQVLFCLNEFVYVD, from the coding sequence ATGTCCCCGCTGTTTCGTCGACTTGTTCTCGCAGCCTGTCTCGGCGGCTGCGGCGTGGTCCTGGCTGAAGACGCCAGGCCCGGCAAAGTAACGCTCGATCCTGAGCACGCGGCCAAGATGGAAGCCGGGCTGAAGGTTTTCGAGGGCTCGGTCCGTCAGTTGCTTGTGACGCGCTGTCTGGACTGCCACGGCGGCAAACAGGAAGAATCTGCTTTTAACCTCGCCACGCGCGAGGGACTGCTCAAAGGGGGCGAGCGCGGCCCCGCGGTGGTGCCGGGACGCGGCGATGGCAGCCTGCTCTACAAGCTGGCGGCGAAGCTGCAGGAGCCGCACATGCCGGAAGACGGCGAGGCGTTTTCGAAGCAGGAACTTGCCGCCCTGCAGAAATGGATCGATCTCGGCGCGCCCTACGACAAACCCCTCGTCGAAGGAAAACTCGCGACCGATGACTGGCGGACGCGGACCGTGGCGCCCGAACTGCGCAACTTCTGGTCGTTCCGACCGTTGCGGCCCGTCGCACCGCCTGACCTGCGGAACGGCATCTGGGGCGACTCGGCGGTGGATCGTTTCATTCTTGCGGCGCAGGAACAGGCCGGGCTGACGCCAAATCCGGAAGCATCGCGAGCCGAACTGGTCCGCCGGCTGTACTTCGACCTCCTCGGACTACCGCCGACTCCGGAGCAGGTCGCGTCGTTCGTGAATGATCCGGCTCCGGACGCCTACGAACAACTCGTTGATCGCCTGCTCGCTGATCCTCACTATGGCGAACGCTGGGGCCGGCGCTGGCTCGATCTGGCGCGGTTCGGCGAGAGCCACGGATTCGAGCACGACTACGACCGGCCGACGGCATTCCATTACCGCGACTTCGTGATCGATGCCTTCAATTCCGGGATGCCGTTCGATCAGTTCGTCCGCTGGCAGATCGCCGGGGACGAATTCGCCCCGCAGGACCGGCTGGCCCAGATGGCGACCGGCTTTCTGGCCGCGGGCGTTCACAGCACGCAAATCACGAAGAACGAAGTCGAAAAACATCGCTACGACGAAATGGACGACATGTTGTCGACCATTGGGACGTCGCTGCTGGGGCTCACCGTCGGCTGCGCCCGCTGTCACGACCACAAGTTCGATCCGATCCCGCAGGCGGACTACTATCGGCTGCTTTCGGCTTTCACCACGACCATCCGGAGCGAGGTCGACCTCGATTTCGATCCGGAATGGTACGGTAAGGCGAAGACGGAATACGACCGCGAGCATGCCCCGCTGACGGTGGCCGTCGAGGCCTATGAACGGGATGTATTGCCCGGCAAGTACTTGGAATGGAAGGCCGCCGGCAGCAATCTCTCGCAACTGGCGGCAGGCTGGTGGGCCCCGAAGATCGAGACGCTGGAATCTGCGGGCAAGGCGAATTTCGAGCCGCAACCGGATGGTTCGTATCTGCTGGCGGGAGCGAATCCGGACCACGACACCTGGACCGTCCGCTTCACGACACATCGGCCGCAACTGCAGGCGATCCGGATTGAGGCCCTGGCGCATTCGTCGCTGAAACGGGGCGGACCGGGGCGGGCTGACAACGGCAACTTCGCGCTGACCAATCTGCAGGTCGCAATCCGCCCGGTCGGCAAGGCCAATGCGCCGACGCAGCCGGTCAAGCTGACCGTTGCTCGGGCGACGTTCGAGCAGAACGGCCTGCCGGTGGCGGCGGCGATCGACGACAACACGGGCTCGGCCTGGGCCGTCGACCCCGAATTCGGGAAGGATCACGCCGGGGTGTTCGTCGCGGCGGAGCCCTTTGGATTCGAGGGAGGAACCGAAGTCACGCTGACGCTGACGTTCCAGAACAACGTGCATCATGCCATCGGCCACCCGCGGTTTTCGTTTTCCGAGCAACCCGACCTGCCAGCGACGACCGGACCGGCCTTCGGCGATCGGCTCTATGACCTGCTGACAAAGCCGATGGACTCGCTGACCGACGCCGAACGGATCGAGGTCCTGGCCTGGTTCCGGACGCTCGATTCAGGCTGGAAGCAACTCGACGACGCCCGGGCCGCCCATGCCGCCACGGAACCCAAACCGCGACTGCAGAAAGTGCTGATTGCTACGGAAGGGCTCCCCGCCGTTAAGCTGCATACGCAGGCCGAACAGGAATTCCTCCCCACGACTCACTTCCTCAAACGGGGCGATCCGAACAACAAGGACGGCGAAGCCCACCTCGGCTTCCTGCAGGTGCTCATGCCAGGGCCGGCCGCCGCCGAGCGCTGGCGCGAAGCCCCTCCCGAAGGCTGGCGGACCAGCTATCAGCGGCGGGCCCTGGCGAACTGGCTGCTCGATCCGCAGGACGGAGCCGGCAATCTGCTGGCCCGGGTCATCGTGAACCGGCTCTGGCAGCACCACCTGGGACGCGGCATCGTGGCGACGCCGAGCGACTTCGGTACGCGCGGCGAACCCCCGACGCATCCGGAGCTCCTCGACTGGCTGGCGGGGGAACTCCTCCGGCACAACTGGGATCTGCGGCCGATTCATCGGGAGATTCTGAACAGCGCCGTCTATCGTCAGACCGGCGTGACCGATGATGCACGACTTGCGAAGGATCGTGAAAACCGCTGGCTGTGGCATCGCCCCCGGCATCGGCTGGAAGCGGAGGTCATTCGCGATGCCACGCTCGCCATCAGCGGCCAGCTCGATGACCGGCTGTACGGACCGGGGACGCTTGATGAAGGGCACCGGCGGCGCAGTATTTACTTCATGATCAAACGGAGTCACCTGATTCCGATGATGACCGTATTCGATGCCCCCGACGGCACCAGCAGCATCGCCGATCGGCCACAGACGACCATCGCCCCGCAGGCCCTGTTGCTGATGAACAACGCCCAGGTCCGCCAGGCAGCCCGGGCGCTGGCAAATCGCGTCGCATCCGAGTCTGACACGGATTCCGCAAGTCTCGTCCGACAAGCATTTCGAGTCGCAGTGCAGCGGGAACCGTCGGCTGGTGAGTCTGCCGATCTTTCGGCGTTCCTGGATCAGCAGTCGGTGTCTCACGGCAACGGGAACCGGGCGGCCGGATTAGACGCGGCCCTGGCGGATCTGTGCCAGGTGCTGTTCTGCCTGAACGAATTTGTATATGTGGATTGA
- a CDS encoding IS5 family transposase — protein sequence MEDPAVPPRHALTDEQWDRIRNLLPGKPGDPGRSGEDNRLFVDAVLYVAKTGVPWRDLPERFGNWNSVWRRFDRWCENGVWEAFVRELGELDLEELQLDSTSIKVHLAVVGGRREAEEKKKTRTAVAALAALAEV from the coding sequence ATGGAGGACCCCGCAGTGCCGCCGCGACATGCTCTCACGGATGAACAATGGGATCGCATCCGGAATTTGCTTCCTGGAAAGCCGGGCGATCCCGGCCGGTCCGGGGAGGACAATCGGCTGTTCGTGGACGCCGTTTTGTACGTGGCCAAAACGGGAGTGCCCTGGCGCGATCTGCCGGAGCGTTTTGGCAACTGGAACTCCGTCTGGCGGCGGTTTGACCGCTGGTGCGAGAACGGGGTCTGGGAGGCCTTCGTCCGGGAACTCGGCGAACTCGATCTTGAGGAACTGCAACTCGATTCGACATCGATCAAGGTCCATCTGGCCGTCGTTGGCGGCCGACGCGAAGCGGAGGAAAAAAAGAAGACGCGGACCGCCGTCGCGGCGTTGGCCGCTCTCGCGGAGGTCTGA
- a CDS encoding IS5 family transposase gives MDQGPSGRRWRPTRSGGKKEDADRRRGVGRSRGGLNTKIHAAVEKNGHLAAMHLSPGQDGDGPHGRALLKSFEPGQIEHVIADTAYDGDETRDQIRKLQAKACIKPHKNRKTRKRYDKQRYKHRNQVERFFNRIKQFRRVATRYEKTLENFAGFVWLAALMVDVL, from the coding sequence ATCGATCAAGGTCCATCTGGCCGTCGTTGGCGGCCGACGCGAAGCGGAGGAAAAAAAGAAGACGCGGACCGCCGTCGCGGCGTTGGCCGCTCTCGCGGAGGTCTGAACACCAAAATCCACGCGGCGGTGGAAAAGAACGGACATCTGGCGGCCATGCACCTGAGTCCCGGGCAGGACGGAGACGGCCCTCATGGCCGCGCGCTGCTCAAATCGTTCGAACCCGGACAAATCGAACACGTGATCGCAGATACGGCCTACGACGGAGATGAAACGCGAGACCAGATCCGGAAACTGCAGGCGAAAGCCTGCATCAAGCCCCACAAGAATCGCAAGACCAGGAAGCGCTACGACAAGCAGCGCTACAAACACCGCAACCAGGTGGAACGATTCTTCAACCGCATCAAACAGTTTCGCCGCGTGGCCACACGTTACGAAAAGACCCTCGAAAACTTCGCCGGCTTCGTCTGGCTGGCGGCGCTCATGGTCGATGTCCTATGA
- a CDS encoding DUF1501 domain-containing protein: MSHFFANPLAPSRRDFLRRSGQGFGLLGLSALLQQEGMTVRAATPDSLDPLAPRAGHFSTPAKSVIWLFMNGGPSQVDTWDYKPELEKRDGKELEGFDPNTGFFNGAVGPLMKSPYNFARHGECGAWVSEIFPNMARHVDKMAFLYSCWTDSNNHSPALFKINTGMARQGFPCVGSWLTYGLGSESRNLPAFVAMYDTLGRGVPKGHAQNWGSGFLPSVYQGTALKPQGDPIDNLRRPEDLTGDQQRSQLDLLASLNRKHLDRHGRESELAARIESFELAYRMQMAAPEVLDLTQETDATQKLYGLDNPKCAHFAKQCLLARRLVENGVRCVQIYSGGMENERSWDGHQNIAANHSGFAAETDQPIAALLSDLAGRGLLDSTLVIWGGEFGRLPLVQKGGTGRDHNPHAFTTWMAGGGVKGGTLYGETDEIGHKAVIDRVSVNDLHATILHLMGLNHEQLTYRYNGRDFRLTDVSGRVVREILKG; this comes from the coding sequence ATGTCCCATTTCTTCGCCAACCCGCTCGCGCCCTCCCGTCGCGACTTTCTCCGCCGGTCGGGGCAGGGATTTGGATTGCTGGGGCTGTCCGCTCTCCTGCAGCAGGAGGGAATGACGGTCCGGGCGGCGACGCCCGATTCGCTCGATCCCCTCGCGCCGCGGGCCGGGCACTTTTCGACGCCGGCCAAATCGGTGATCTGGCTCTTCATGAACGGCGGCCCCAGCCAGGTCGACACCTGGGACTACAAGCCGGAACTGGAAAAGCGGGACGGCAAGGAACTCGAAGGCTTCGACCCGAATACCGGCTTCTTCAACGGTGCGGTCGGACCGCTGATGAAATCTCCTTATAATTTCGCACGGCATGGCGAGTGCGGGGCCTGGGTTTCAGAGATCTTCCCGAACATGGCCCGCCACGTCGACAAGATGGCGTTTCTCTACTCCTGCTGGACCGACTCGAACAACCATTCCCCGGCCCTGTTCAAGATCAACACCGGCATGGCCCGGCAGGGCTTCCCCTGCGTCGGCTCGTGGCTGACCTATGGACTCGGCAGCGAAAGCCGCAACCTGCCGGCGTTCGTCGCGATGTACGACACGCTCGGACGGGGCGTCCCGAAAGGCCACGCCCAGAACTGGGGCTCCGGGTTCCTGCCGAGCGTCTACCAGGGAACCGCTCTCAAGCCGCAAGGAGATCCGATCGACAACCTTCGCCGGCCCGAGGATCTGACCGGCGACCAGCAGCGGTCCCAGCTCGATCTGCTGGCCTCGCTGAACCGGAAGCACCTGGACCGTCACGGGAGAGAGAGCGAACTGGCGGCCCGCATCGAGAGCTTCGAACTGGCCTATCGCATGCAGATGGCTGCTCCTGAAGTTCTCGATCTGACGCAGGAAACGGACGCCACCCAGAAGCTGTACGGGCTCGATAACCCCAAGTGCGCGCACTTCGCGAAGCAATGCCTGCTGGCCCGTCGGCTCGTCGAGAACGGCGTCCGCTGCGTGCAGATCTACAGCGGCGGAATGGAGAACGAACGGAGCTGGGACGGCCACCAGAACATCGCCGCCAACCACTCGGGCTTCGCGGCAGAAACCGACCAGCCGATCGCCGCGCTCCTGTCCGATCTGGCCGGCCGGGGACTGCTCGACTCGACGCTGGTGATCTGGGGCGGCGAATTCGGCCGGCTGCCGCTGGTCCAGAAGGGGGGCACGGGCCGCGACCACAACCCCCACGCCTTCACCACCTGGATGGCTGGCGGCGGAGTCAAAGGGGGCACCCTGTACGGCGAGACGGACGAGATCGGCCACAAAGCGGTCATCGACCGCGTCTCCGTCAACGACCTGCACGCGACAATCCTGCACCTGATGGGGCTGAACCACGAACAGCTCACTTACCGCTACAACGGCCGGGACTTCCGCCTGACGGACGTGTCGGGGCGCGTGGTCCGGGAGATCCTGAAGGGGTAG